A region from the Marinobacter sp. SS13-12 genome encodes:
- a CDS encoding BamA/TamA family outer membrane protein, with amino-acid sequence MFKRAFVIFGIGLFSPPVAADPETDTCIVSDVQPESIDLDQPRDQLARQSDMVIPEGARIGQVRIIRRPIFDVSDPDQDNVFYRTLNALNTPTWESALRAQLVFSEGNVYQPDAIAESERILRQREYLAAAWVGVTRVCGDEVEVSVLARDTWTLFPTVGGSRSGGENTTNTGISDPNFLGSGKSVEISYTRDPDRTETGINFDDPNVLGSHWQSGFSYDKRSDGRGRSAYLERPFYSERTDWRFGLSGVDDVREQSRFVGAEAIADYHRSQEFVSVDVGWRLAEQDDRQWRLLAGWRYDALEFERLPDEPDLDILPEDRTLSYPWIGFDYRENRFREMTNLTRLQRVEDVRDGFVWLTELGYSSPGLGATEDRVVLNMEFEDALLATETDYARYGLSQSGSYRLDENRVENLQGTLDLEYFHGGSVRWTSWYTNLSVTAAHNLTADQQLLIGGENGLRGYPSDYQQGNRRALWTLERRYFPDWHPFKLFRLGGVLFTDVGRAWFDDGRNNGPAEGVLKDAGFGVRLASNRIEVQRMLHLDFAFPLDGDDSIDQVQVLLRGRTQF; translated from the coding sequence ATGTTCAAACGTGCCTTTGTTATTTTCGGGATAGGGCTTTTCTCACCGCCCGTGGCAGCAGATCCCGAAACGGACACCTGTATCGTCAGCGACGTCCAGCCCGAGTCAATCGACCTTGACCAGCCCCGCGACCAGTTGGCACGCCAGAGCGATATGGTGATCCCGGAAGGCGCCCGTATCGGCCAGGTTCGTATTATTCGCCGACCGATTTTTGATGTCAGTGATCCGGACCAGGACAATGTTTTTTACCGCACCCTCAACGCACTCAATACCCCCACCTGGGAGTCGGCCCTGCGTGCCCAGCTGGTGTTCAGCGAGGGCAATGTCTACCAGCCGGATGCCATCGCCGAGTCCGAACGCATTCTCCGTCAGCGCGAGTACCTGGCCGCGGCCTGGGTTGGTGTCACTCGTGTCTGCGGGGATGAGGTGGAGGTGAGTGTTCTGGCACGGGATACCTGGACGTTATTTCCTACGGTCGGAGGGTCGCGTTCCGGTGGCGAGAACACCACCAACACCGGTATTTCCGACCCGAACTTTCTCGGGTCCGGTAAGAGCGTGGAGATTTCCTACACCAGGGACCCTGACCGCACCGAGACCGGCATAAACTTTGATGATCCCAATGTTCTTGGTTCCCATTGGCAGTCGGGGTTTTCCTACGATAAACGCAGCGACGGCCGTGGTCGCAGTGCCTACCTGGAGCGTCCATTTTACAGCGAACGCACAGATTGGCGCTTCGGGCTCAGCGGCGTGGACGACGTACGGGAACAGTCCCGTTTCGTGGGTGCCGAGGCCATTGCTGATTACCACCGTAGCCAGGAATTCGTCAGTGTTGACGTAGGCTGGCGGCTGGCGGAGCAGGATGATCGCCAATGGAGGCTGCTTGCCGGCTGGCGTTATGATGCGCTGGAATTTGAACGCCTGCCGGATGAGCCCGACCTGGACATACTGCCGGAAGACCGGACCCTGAGCTACCCATGGATCGGTTTTGACTACCGCGAAAACCGCTTCCGGGAGATGACAAACCTCACTCGCCTGCAGCGGGTTGAGGATGTCCGGGATGGGTTCGTGTGGCTGACAGAGCTGGGTTATTCATCTCCCGGACTGGGAGCTACAGAGGATCGCGTCGTATTGAACATGGAATTCGAGGATGCGCTGCTGGCTACCGAAACCGACTATGCCCGCTACGGGCTCAGCCAGAGTGGCAGCTATCGTCTGGATGAAAACCGTGTCGAGAATCTTCAGGGCACACTCGATCTGGAGTACTTTCACGGTGGTTCCGTGCGGTGGACGAGCTGGTATACCAATCTGTCTGTTACTGCAGCCCATAATCTGACCGCGGACCAGCAGCTATTAATCGGCGGTGAGAACGGCCTCCGAGGATATCCGAGTGACTACCAACAGGGTAACCGGCGAGCACTCTGGACGCTGGAGCGGCGCTATTTTCCGGACTGGCACCCGTTCAAGCTGTTCCGTCTGGGTGGTGTTCTGTTCACTGACGTAGGTCGTGCCTGGTTCGATGACGGACGCAACAATGGCCCGGCTGAGGGCGTCCTGAAAGATGCGGGGTTCGGCGTGCGGCTGGCCTCAAACCGGATTGAAGTACAGCGGATGCTGCACCTGGACTTTGCTTTCCCGCTGGACGGGGACGACAGCATTGACCAGGTGCAGGTGTTGCTGCGGGGTCGAACGCAGTTCTAG
- a CDS encoding helix-turn-helix domain-containing protein, with amino-acid sequence MDTDQIPTNASPTKPRQNRRDIVDTLKAAGVSPQKLMELDKGRALAQWQNRKGEVRYERPNHHALSIYINEGAKARRIVNGQAVSQGFPGAVCLFPAGSRSTWKIGGQFEFFHFYFNDLDITQCAEQTWDCEPHNVELAELYHAEDPVLAQAGKLLALSDWQAPGQVMAMDHLAQWLLLQVVSRHSTAQRTPPAVTGQLSLHYRRLLQERIHQQLDQPLTLAEMAGWVNLSPYHFARLFRATFGCAPYQYVQEQRLTRARDLLRQPGHKITAIALACGFNDSSQFSRTFKARFGLTPSGYRGSVE; translated from the coding sequence ATGGATACCGACCAAATACCCACAAACGCTTCACCGACCAAGCCCCGGCAGAATCGCCGCGATATCGTAGACACGCTGAAAGCCGCCGGCGTGTCGCCACAGAAACTGATGGAACTGGATAAGGGGCGGGCGCTGGCGCAGTGGCAGAACCGCAAGGGGGAAGTGCGTTATGAGCGGCCTAACCACCACGCCCTGAGCATCTACATCAACGAGGGTGCCAAAGCCAGACGGATCGTCAATGGGCAGGCCGTGAGCCAGGGGTTCCCCGGTGCCGTTTGCCTGTTTCCGGCGGGCAGCCGCTCCACCTGGAAGATCGGCGGTCAGTTCGAATTCTTCCATTTCTACTTTAATGACCTCGACATAACCCAGTGCGCAGAGCAAACCTGGGATTGCGAACCACACAACGTCGAGCTTGCCGAGCTCTACCATGCTGAAGACCCGGTACTGGCCCAGGCCGGGAAGTTGCTGGCGCTGAGCGACTGGCAGGCCCCTGGCCAGGTCATGGCAATGGACCATCTGGCACAGTGGCTGCTGTTGCAGGTGGTCAGCCGCCACTCCACAGCGCAGAGGACACCGCCTGCTGTCACCGGCCAGCTCTCTCTGCATTATCGCAGGCTGCTGCAGGAGCGCATCCATCAGCAACTGGACCAGCCGCTGACCCTCGCGGAGATGGCAGGCTGGGTAAACCTCAGCCCCTATCACTTCGCGCGCCTGTTCCGTGCCACCTTCGGCTGTGCACCCTATCAATACGTCCAGGAACAGCGGCTGACCCGGGCCCGAGATCTGCTACGCCAGCCCGGGCATAAAATCACCGCCATCGCCCTGGCCTGCGGTTTCAATGATTCCAGCCAGTTCAGCCGGACGTTCAAGGCCCGGTTTGGGTTAACGCCGTCCGGCTATCGCGGCTCTGTCGAATAA
- a CDS encoding EamA family transporter codes for MPVSAHYALTVLIWGLTWTAIRLQVESAPVDISVFYRFLMASVVTLTVLALMRRLQKLSLKQHSWLVLQGLTLYSVNFLLIYRAAESMTSGLLAVVFSLVALFNAVNGWLWLRLKPTARLYPAVALGISGVALLFWHDLQLGNATGASILFAAAGTFWFSMGNLVSIKVRLAEIPLLVANAWGMVYGALILGVWCLIQGVEWVVPTTATFWSATVFLAVPGSIIAFYSYITVIQTLGADKAGYATVLFPIVALSVSTWLEGFEWTITAVLGAILAILGNYVLFRRPGQKT; via the coding sequence ATGCCTGTTTCTGCTCATTATGCTCTCACTGTGCTGATATGGGGCCTTACCTGGACAGCTATTCGTTTGCAGGTAGAGTCGGCACCGGTTGATATTTCGGTGTTCTACCGTTTTCTCATGGCCTCTGTTGTGACCCTGACGGTGCTTGCGTTGATGCGACGCCTGCAGAAGCTGAGCCTGAAGCAGCACAGCTGGCTGGTGCTTCAGGGGCTTACCCTGTACAGCGTGAATTTTCTGCTGATCTATCGCGCTGCGGAGTCGATGACCAGTGGCCTTCTGGCGGTGGTGTTCTCGCTGGTGGCGCTGTTCAACGCGGTTAATGGTTGGTTGTGGCTACGGCTGAAGCCCACCGCCCGACTGTACCCGGCCGTGGCACTGGGCATAAGCGGCGTCGCGTTGTTATTCTGGCATGACCTGCAGTTGGGTAACGCAACCGGTGCCAGCATACTGTTTGCCGCTGCGGGTACTTTCTGGTTTTCCATGGGGAACCTGGTGAGCATAAAGGTGCGACTGGCAGAGATCCCCCTGCTGGTCGCCAATGCCTGGGGCATGGTCTACGGTGCCTTGATCCTGGGTGTCTGGTGCCTGATTCAGGGGGTTGAGTGGGTGGTGCCCACAACAGCCACCTTCTGGAGTGCAACGGTGTTCCTTGCGGTTCCCGGCTCCATCATTGCCTTCTATTCCTATATCACAGTGATTCAGACGCTGGGCGCTGACAAGGCGGGCTATGCAACGGTGCTGTTCCCGATCGTGGCCTTGAGTGTGTCCACCTGGCTGGAGGGTTTCGAGTGGACCATTACAGCGGTGTTGGGAGCGATACTGGCCATACTGGGGAACTACGTGTTGTTTCGTCGACCCGGTCAGAAGACGTAG
- a CDS encoding SelT/SelW/SelH family protein — protein MTNRVDIHYCTGCRWLLRSAWMAQELLTTFEGELESLALHPGSGGIFEVWVNEKRIWSRKEQEGFPEIKVLKQLVRDEIDPERSLGHVDR, from the coding sequence ATGACAAACAGAGTTGATATCCATTACTGCACAGGCTGCCGCTGGCTGCTACGTTCAGCCTGGATGGCACAGGAACTGCTGACCACCTTCGAAGGCGAGCTGGAATCGCTGGCGTTGCATCCGGGAAGCGGTGGAATTTTCGAGGTGTGGGTTAATGAAAAGCGGATCTGGTCCCGCAAGGAGCAAGAAGGATTTCCGGAGATCAAGGTGCTCAAGCAACTGGTACGGGACGAAATCGACCCTGAACGCTCGCTCGGACACGTGGATCGCTGA
- a CDS encoding DUF3096 domain-containing protein yields the protein MTLHLELAPLISLGAGIGILVFPKLLNYIVAGYLIVLGVLGLLGHSF from the coding sequence ATGACACTTCACCTTGAACTTGCCCCCCTGATCAGTCTGGGTGCAGGCATTGGCATACTGGTATTTCCAAAGCTGCTCAACTATATCGTGGCAGGCTACCTGATCGTTCTGGGCGTTCTGGGATTACTGGGGCATTCCTTCTGA
- a CDS encoding DUF3185 family protein, whose product MGSTKLIGLVLLVVGIALLFFGYQSTQSVGDQITETLTGRFTDETMWYLIGGAAAVVAGGFLAFVRK is encoded by the coding sequence ATGGGAAGCACGAAACTCATTGGCCTAGTTCTGCTGGTGGTTGGTATTGCCCTGCTCTTCTTCGGGTACCAGTCTACACAATCAGTGGGGGACCAGATTACTGAAACGCTCACTGGTCGCTTTACGGATGAAACCATGTGGTACCTGATTGGTGGCGCCGCAGCCGTTGTTGCGGGTGGATTCCTGGCGTTCGTCAGAAAATAA
- a CDS encoding DUF2750 domain-containing protein, giving the protein MTNDEMNQVLELNGEERYDYFLSLVGEEREIWILVNAENRFLKIESDDGALAHLPVWPSSAFAMEYAKGASDLSPKSISLPDFFKKWVPGLTKDGLEVGVFPGRDDTLWITEPEELKRDLQDEMSSF; this is encoded by the coding sequence ATGACCAACGACGAAATGAACCAGGTCCTCGAATTGAATGGTGAAGAGCGATACGACTACTTCCTGAGCCTGGTGGGTGAAGAGCGGGAAATCTGGATTCTGGTGAATGCGGAGAACCGCTTCCTGAAGATCGAATCGGACGACGGTGCCCTTGCTCATTTGCCGGTATGGCCCAGCTCGGCGTTTGCGATGGAGTACGCGAAAGGTGCCAGTGACCTCTCCCCGAAAAGTATCTCGCTCCCTGATTTTTTCAAAAAATGGGTACCTGGCCTGACCAAAGACGGCCTGGAGGTAGGTGTCTTTCCCGGCCGCGATGACACACTGTGGATAACAGAGCCAGAGGAGCTGAAGCGCGACCTGCAGGACGAGATGTCAAGCTTCTGA
- a CDS encoding DUF2339 domain-containing protein encodes MEALLIILVLAVAVLVPVGSVLGFLAFRRRGDQAARMASLEHELSVVQTEIAGLRRQMARGDQPPALELDEPEAPVVTARHLTEQHPGPAAPSTDDWAASPRPEASSASDSGKSSRLVRTLKENWMVWLGGLSVGLAGIFMVSHSINAGLIGPVQQLIMALASGLALHAGAEYLRRRNQGADQVFAALAGGGSITLYAALLAGVHHYGLVSPTVALVGLAAVSLGTMVLALVHGPLLAVMGLSGAYLVPLLIGGEDGSVAFVLAYSFLITLSSLLLMRYVYRDWLWYATLAGALLWWLVTVSSAAVGAATAWYIAGLFLVFAILPGAAKVEVPRLREVLVSLLIIWALSMDDQSVSSPLFWSWLLILPVAALAPQSRGTLWFLPWGAVLASAAGWLGYRARSGADSLFPTQMPLEQQDSFLSYLIAAGVITVGLGLWHWVRQSDQRRWASLTFLSPLVWLVLGWLLIHGSETSVTWSVAMLVIGGVYGVLAWKMEALERYRRGVVWAVLAAHISYSLAAVMLFREGSLTLALSAQFVSLTWLARHYEMPELYLLLKVALALVVARLTFNPWLQDYDATVHWSLWTYGGAALFAGIATLMAGRNHGIRPWLEGATLHLLVLFLGAEMRHWLYEGDIFALEYSFTEATINTLLWGALSLTYMVRARASQSLEWLYRLFSWILLGLSILSYLTLVTVHNPWWGDSVIGDAAIFNMLLPAFGGPVLLVLVASRFPQLAPRLWSLCVAAACFALFTLLEIRQLWQGSEMGLSFGVSEGELYSYSVVGMLYAIAAILYSTRRDNEVLHKAGMALLGIVIGKIFLVDMAGLQGLWRVAAFMGLGLALLGLAWMYGKTRRTPESS; translated from the coding sequence TTGGAAGCATTACTCATCATCCTGGTTTTAGCCGTTGCGGTGCTTGTTCCTGTTGGCTCCGTCCTGGGCTTTCTCGCCTTTCGCCGGCGTGGTGACCAGGCAGCTCGTATGGCGTCGCTGGAGCACGAGTTGTCAGTGGTGCAAACGGAAATTGCAGGGCTCAGGCGCCAGATGGCACGGGGGGATCAACCGCCGGCATTGGAACTGGACGAGCCTGAAGCGCCCGTCGTCACTGCACGGCATCTGACGGAACAGCATCCCGGGCCAGCCGCGCCATCAACCGATGATTGGGCTGCGTCGCCCCGCCCGGAAGCCAGTAGCGCATCGGACTCAGGAAAGTCTTCCCGCCTGGTTCGTACCCTGAAAGAAAACTGGATGGTCTGGCTTGGCGGTCTGAGTGTGGGACTGGCGGGAATATTCATGGTCAGCCACTCTATCAATGCCGGGCTTATTGGCCCTGTGCAGCAACTGATCATGGCTCTGGCAAGTGGTCTTGCGTTGCATGCGGGAGCGGAATACCTGCGCCGCCGTAACCAGGGTGCTGACCAGGTGTTCGCCGCGCTGGCGGGCGGCGGCAGTATTACCTTATATGCCGCATTGCTGGCCGGTGTACACCACTATGGGCTGGTCAGCCCGACGGTGGCGCTGGTCGGCCTGGCGGCGGTATCACTGGGTACCATGGTGTTGGCACTGGTTCATGGCCCGTTGCTGGCCGTCATGGGGTTAAGTGGTGCCTATCTGGTGCCTCTGCTGATCGGTGGTGAGGATGGCAGCGTGGCATTTGTGCTGGCTTACAGCTTCCTGATTACCCTCAGCTCGCTGCTGTTGATGCGCTATGTGTATCGCGACTGGCTGTGGTACGCCACGTTGGCTGGTGCACTTTTGTGGTGGTTGGTTACCGTGTCTTCTGCTGCCGTCGGAGCCGCGACAGCCTGGTATATCGCCGGTTTGTTCCTGGTCTTCGCGATCCTGCCGGGTGCGGCAAAGGTGGAGGTGCCGCGCCTGCGGGAGGTCCTGGTATCACTGCTGATTATCTGGGCACTGTCGATGGATGACCAGTCAGTTTCCAGCCCGTTGTTCTGGAGCTGGTTGTTGATCCTGCCAGTGGCGGCGCTGGCTCCACAGAGCCGCGGAACGCTGTGGTTTCTTCCCTGGGGTGCGGTGCTGGCCAGCGCAGCAGGCTGGTTGGGGTACAGGGCTCGCAGTGGCGCAGACTCGCTGTTCCCGACTCAGATGCCCCTGGAGCAACAGGACAGCTTTCTTTCCTATCTCATTGCTGCCGGCGTAATCACTGTTGGTCTGGGGTTGTGGCACTGGGTGCGTCAGAGTGATCAGCGGCGGTGGGCCTCGTTAACGTTTCTGTCACCCCTGGTATGGCTGGTTCTCGGCTGGTTACTGATTCACGGCTCCGAAACGTCCGTCACCTGGTCGGTGGCGATGCTGGTCATCGGCGGCGTGTACGGTGTGCTGGCCTGGAAAATGGAAGCGCTCGAACGCTATCGGCGTGGCGTTGTCTGGGCCGTTCTCGCGGCGCACATAAGTTACTCCCTGGCAGCAGTGATGCTGTTCCGCGAAGGCTCACTGACGCTCGCACTTTCAGCCCAGTTTGTCAGTCTGACCTGGCTGGCACGCCACTATGAGATGCCGGAACTGTACCTGTTGTTGAAAGTGGCGCTGGCCCTGGTCGTTGCACGGCTGACCTTCAATCCATGGTTGCAGGACTACGATGCCACCGTGCATTGGTCCTTGTGGACCTATGGTGGGGCGGCGCTGTTTGCCGGCATTGCCACCTTGATGGCCGGCAGGAATCATGGCATTCGCCCGTGGCTCGAAGGGGCAACACTGCATTTGCTGGTGTTGTTCCTCGGCGCGGAGATGCGTCATTGGCTCTATGAGGGCGATATTTTTGCCCTTGAGTACAGTTTCACCGAGGCGACCATCAACACCTTGCTGTGGGGCGCGCTTAGCCTGACCTACATGGTGCGCGCAAGAGCAAGCCAGTCGCTGGAATGGCTCTATCGCCTGTTCTCGTGGATTCTGCTTGGACTGTCCATCCTGAGTTATCTCACTCTCGTTACTGTGCACAATCCCTGGTGGGGCGACAGCGTCATTGGTGATGCTGCGATATTCAACATGCTGTTGCCTGCCTTTGGTGGCCCGGTGCTGCTGGTGCTTGTTGCAAGCCGGTTCCCTCAGCTTGCACCCCGGCTATGGTCGTTGTGCGTGGCAGCTGCCTGTTTTGCGTTGTTTACCCTGCTGGAAATTCGCCAGCTCTGGCAGGGTAGTGAGATGGGGCTGTCGTTCGGTGTGTCAGAGGGGGAGTTGTACAGCTATTCGGTGGTGGGCATGTTGTATGCCATTGCCGCCATTCTCTATTCTACGAGACGTGACAATGAGGTGCTTCACAAGGCGGGCATGGCCCTTCTGGGTATTGTGATTGGCAAGATATTCCTGGTCGACATGGCGGGCCTGCAGGGCCTGTGGCGGGTAGCCGCATTCATGGGGCTTGGCCTGGCGTTGTTAGGGTTGGCCTGGATGTACGGGAAAACGCGGCGCACGCCTGAGAGTAGCTAG
- a CDS encoding crotonase/enoyl-CoA hydratase family protein, which yields MTDLVNYQLEDGVATITISNGKANALSHDVFEALNHALDRAEEDNAVVILTGQPGILSGGYDLKEMQKGPKEASALVTVGSRFTRRLAAFPLPIIGACSGHAIAKGAFILLSVDYRIGIEGDFKLGLNEVAIGMTMHHAGIEIARHRLSPAHFYRSVINAEIFSPRGAVDAGFLDEVVAPEQLKERANEVAQQFRKLNMKAHEQTKRKAKAAYLELLDDCILKDAEHLGLMA from the coding sequence GTGACGGACCTTGTAAATTACCAATTGGAAGATGGCGTAGCCACAATCACTATCAGTAACGGCAAGGCGAATGCGCTGAGCCACGACGTGTTTGAAGCGCTGAATCACGCCCTTGACCGGGCCGAGGAAGACAATGCAGTGGTCATTCTGACCGGGCAGCCCGGTATTCTTTCCGGCGGCTACGACCTGAAGGAAATGCAGAAGGGGCCGAAGGAAGCGTCCGCGCTGGTCACGGTCGGTTCACGGTTCACCCGTCGCCTGGCAGCCTTCCCGCTGCCGATAATCGGTGCCTGCAGTGGCCACGCCATTGCCAAGGGCGCGTTCATTCTCCTGTCAGTGGACTACCGCATTGGTATCGAGGGTGATTTCAAGCTGGGCCTGAACGAAGTGGCCATCGGTATGACTATGCACCATGCCGGTATCGAGATTGCGCGCCATCGCCTGTCGCCGGCGCATTTTTACCGTTCTGTGATTAACGCGGAAATCTTCAGCCCCAGAGGAGCCGTTGATGCCGGTTTCCTGGATGAGGTGGTTGCGCCGGAGCAGCTTAAGGAGAGGGCGAATGAAGTGGCCCAGCAGTTCCGTAAGCTGAACATGAAGGCGCACGAGCAGACCAAGCGTAAAGCCAAGGCCGCGTATCTCGAACTTCTGGATGATTGTATCCTGAAGGACGCAGAACACCTTGGTTTAATGGCCTGA
- the yeiP gene encoding elongation factor P-like protein YeiP: MPKAGEIKKNSAVEYEGGVYFVKDIERSVPQGRAGGSLYRMRLYDVVTGYKIDQTFKDSDMLNLADLVRRPATFSYSDGEEYVFMDTEDFTQYSLNGEAIADELLFINEDTQGLMVILVSDAPVALDLPPTVDLVIEETDPSVKGGSATARTKPARLTTGLVIQVPEHISTGDRIKINVEERRFLGRA; this comes from the coding sequence ATGCCAAAAGCAGGTGAAATCAAGAAGAATTCCGCAGTTGAATACGAGGGTGGCGTTTACTTCGTCAAGGACATCGAGCGGTCAGTGCCGCAGGGCAGAGCCGGTGGCAGCCTTTATCGCATGCGTCTCTACGACGTAGTGACCGGCTACAAGATCGACCAGACGTTCAAGGATTCCGACATGCTGAACCTGGCTGACCTGGTCCGAAGGCCAGCCACGTTCTCCTATTCAGACGGCGAAGAGTACGTCTTCATGGATACTGAAGACTTCACACAATACAGCCTCAATGGCGAGGCCATTGCCGATGAGTTGCTGTTCATCAACGAGGATACCCAGGGATTGATGGTGATTCTTGTAAGCGATGCGCCTGTAGCCCTGGACTTGCCCCCGACGGTGGATCTTGTCATCGAGGAAACCGATCCCTCGGTAAAAGGCGGGTCTGCAACGGCGCGGACCAAGCCTGCCAGGCTCACGACGGGCCTGGTTATTCAGGTGCCTGAACATATTTCTACCGGCGACCGAATCAAGATCAATGTGGAAGAGCGCCGGTTCCTGGGCCGGGCGTGA
- a CDS encoding biotin-dependent carboxyltransferase family protein, producing the protein MSASDLTGFHVSRAGPLALLQDAGRFGVRHLGVTQGGPADLHAWAWANHLTGNAWGTAALEITFGGLELVAERDLTIALTGADLGTKHNQQPAAMWRTLAISAGDTLTFRTPVNGLRAYLAVAGGFRSDTVLGSVACVVREQLGGFDGQGSSLREGDTLPVNQNQAATTDRVAPGQEQRDYRQTPTLDLLPGAQIAAFTGKSLFDTFNAQWQVDQRADRMGVRLTGPRLHCTIGSLVSEGISLGAVQVPPDGQPIVLLNDRQTIGGYPRLGNLTPLAASRLAQCLPGQTVRLRAAGIDSALRQHRQFLAAFL; encoded by the coding sequence ATGAGTGCAAGCGACCTGACCGGATTTCACGTCTCCCGCGCCGGCCCTCTGGCGCTGTTGCAGGATGCGGGCCGTTTCGGAGTCAGACACCTGGGTGTAACCCAGGGCGGGCCGGCTGACCTGCACGCCTGGGCCTGGGCCAACCACCTCACAGGCAATGCCTGGGGCACCGCAGCGCTCGAAATCACTTTCGGCGGGCTGGAACTGGTAGCAGAGCGGGACCTGACCATTGCACTGACAGGCGCAGACCTTGGCACCAAGCACAATCAGCAGCCGGCGGCCATGTGGCGAACCCTGGCCATCAGTGCCGGCGATACGCTGACCTTTCGCACCCCGGTTAACGGTTTGCGGGCGTATCTTGCCGTGGCAGGCGGGTTTCGCAGCGATACCGTACTGGGAAGCGTCGCCTGCGTGGTACGGGAACAGCTTGGAGGCTTTGACGGCCAGGGATCCAGCCTGCGGGAAGGGGACACCCTGCCCGTAAACCAGAACCAAGCCGCCACCACGGATCGGGTTGCGCCGGGGCAGGAACAGCGGGACTATCGCCAGACACCCACGCTGGATCTGTTGCCGGGTGCACAGATAGCGGCATTCACTGGCAAGAGTCTGTTTGATACATTCAATGCACAATGGCAGGTGGACCAACGCGCTGACCGCATGGGGGTTCGCCTTACCGGCCCGCGGCTGCACTGCACCATCGGCTCACTGGTATCGGAAGGAATTTCACTGGGCGCCGTTCAGGTACCACCGGATGGCCAGCCAATCGTCCTGCTGAACGACCGGCAGACCATTGGCGGCTACCCGCGTCTGGGCAACCTGACACCCCTGGCCGCCAGCCGCCTTGCCCAATGTCTGCCGGGGCAGACCGTGCGCCTCAGGGCTGCCGGTATCGACAGCGCACTGCGACAGCACCGGCAGTTCCTGGCAGCGTTCCTCTAA
- the pxpB gene encoding 5-oxoprolinase subunit PxpB, with protein MKSTRLPCLERAGLDGWMVRLFDSIEENNLLWLTALAEECEAAFGDTLVDLVPSYTTLMVVFDPLRITPSEARQKLLDILATLRPAEADAGGKLHELPTWYHQQVGPDLQRVADLSDLSIDSVIEAHSSREYRVFALGFAPGFAFMGLLDQALNCPRLDTPRQKVPAGSVAIAGQQTAAYPVVTPGGWNLIGRTPARLFDRNREGFSLLRVGDRVRFVALNREEFEAQGGDASPCNGESTK; from the coding sequence ATGAAATCCACACGCTTACCCTGCCTGGAACGGGCCGGCCTGGATGGTTGGATGGTGCGGCTGTTCGACAGCATTGAGGAAAACAACCTTCTGTGGCTGACCGCCCTTGCTGAGGAATGTGAGGCTGCATTTGGCGACACCCTAGTGGACCTGGTGCCTTCCTACACAACGCTGATGGTGGTTTTTGATCCGCTTCGGATAACACCCAGCGAGGCGCGACAAAAACTGCTCGACATACTCGCCACCCTCAGGCCTGCCGAAGCCGACGCCGGTGGAAAACTCCACGAGCTACCCACCTGGTACCACCAGCAGGTAGGCCCTGACCTCCAGCGGGTGGCCGATCTCTCAGACCTGTCGATCGATTCCGTCATCGAAGCTCATAGCAGCCGGGAATATCGCGTGTTCGCTCTCGGCTTCGCGCCCGGGTTTGCCTTTATGGGACTGCTGGACCAGGCACTGAACTGTCCGCGTCTGGATACCCCGCGTCAGAAAGTCCCCGCGGGCAGCGTGGCTATCGCCGGCCAGCAAACTGCGGCTTACCCGGTGGTCACTCCCGGCGGCTGGAACCTGATCGGCCGGACGCCGGCACGGCTGTTTGATCGCAATCGCGAGGGGTTCAGTCTGCTCAGGGTGGGCGACCGCGTGCGCTTCGTGGCGTTGAACCGGGAGGAATTCGAGGCGCAGGGTGGCGATGCCTCACCCTGTAACGGGGAGTCGACAAAATGA